In the genome of Xanthobacteraceae bacterium, one region contains:
- a CDS encoding glycosyltransferase family 2 protein — MPRLSLIVITKNEEANIRRCLASVPFADEIVVVDSASTDRTVEVARSLGAKVLQPEDWPGFGPQKQRALDHASGKWILSLDADEWIGPELAEEIRAVIANPKSADAWRMPRRNRFCGEIVRHGGWWPDHVLRLFRKSKARFSEDRVHESVIADGAVATLKNPIEHDTIVSLEDAREKAARYGAIAARQLAERGRQGSAAKAALRAAAAYLRAFVFRLGFLEGRLGHRVARYQAAYTYKKWSGAA; from the coding sequence ATGCCGCGCTTGTCCCTAATTGTGATTACCAAGAACGAGGAAGCCAATATCCGGCGCTGCCTCGCTTCCGTTCCGTTCGCGGACGAGATCGTGGTGGTGGATAGCGCCAGCACGGACCGCACGGTCGAGGTCGCGCGTTCGCTCGGCGCCAAGGTGCTGCAACCGGAAGACTGGCCGGGCTTCGGCCCGCAGAAGCAGCGCGCGCTCGACCATGCGAGCGGCAAATGGATTCTTTCGCTCGATGCAGACGAATGGATCGGCCCCGAACTGGCGGAAGAAATCCGCGCGGTTATCGCGAACCCAAAAAGTGCCGATGCCTGGCGGATGCCGCGGCGAAACCGTTTCTGCGGCGAGATTGTCCGCCATGGCGGCTGGTGGCCGGATCATGTGCTGCGGCTATTCCGCAAATCGAAGGCGCGCTTCAGCGAGGACCGCGTGCATGAAAGCGTGATTGCGGATGGCGCGGTTGCAACACTGAAAAATCCTATCGAGCACGACACCATCGTCAGCCTCGAAGACGCGCGCGAGAAGGCCGCGCGTTACGGTGCGATTGCTGCCCGCCAGCTCGCGGAACGGGGCAGACAGGGTTCGGCCGCGAAGGCGGCGCTCCGTGCAGCCGCGGCTTACCTTCGCGCGTTTGTTTTCCGCCTCGGTTTTCTTGAAGGCCGTCTCGGCCATCGGGTCGCGCGCTATCAGGCGGCCTACACATATAAAAAGTGGTCCGGCGCCGCATAA